A region of Streptomyces halobius DNA encodes the following proteins:
- a CDS encoding RNA polymerase sigma factor produces the protein MSSDVHDGLLVVRCQLGEREAFRELVGAWHAPLCRYLRGMVGSPHLADDLAQEVWIAVVRGLPRLRQPERFAPWLFTIARRTVTDQLRQMYRVPETSLDVVGDVVADDELSGVLTTMQIEAGLSGVPPLEREALILFHLQDLPLVACAEVLGVPPGTVKSRLHRARRMLRTTLAERGYEA, from the coding sequence GTGAGCAGCGACGTGCACGACGGGCTGCTGGTGGTGCGCTGCCAGCTCGGGGAGCGGGAGGCGTTCCGCGAGTTGGTGGGTGCCTGGCATGCCCCGCTGTGCCGCTACCTGCGCGGGATGGTCGGCTCACCGCACCTCGCGGACGACCTCGCACAGGAGGTGTGGATCGCGGTGGTGCGTGGCCTGCCGCGCCTGCGGCAGCCGGAGCGGTTCGCCCCATGGCTGTTCACCATCGCCCGGCGCACGGTCACCGACCAGCTGCGTCAGATGTACCGGGTTCCGGAGACGTCCCTGGACGTGGTGGGCGACGTCGTCGCCGACGACGAGCTCAGCGGCGTCTTGACCACCATGCAGATCGAAGCCGGCCTTTCCGGGGTGCCGCCCCTGGAGCGCGAGGCGCTGATCCTGTTCCACCTTCAGGATCTGCCGCTGGTCGCCTGTGCGGAGGTGCTCGGCGTACCGCCCGGCACGGTCAAGAGCCGGCTGCACCGGGCACGACGCATGTTGCGGACCACCCTTGCGGAAAGGGGATACGAGGCATGA
- a CDS encoding RNA polymerase sigma factor, whose product MVGDGLSQEAVALGGHVAQRLLDCYPAFIETQPFALRRAFGALSLAACQDIAQEAYLRVGSKAAAGKLPPGTNVMAYLRRTARNLALDWCREQQRGRRLVLMSGAAFDAVPETRAVVDDGSRVLQELVLPAIEGMPESLRRKVVDLQSRGLSDVQIATKLGIPAHRLHNLRNKAVADLRRNLAGHIRDGHRKKQQHGERDR is encoded by the coding sequence GTGGTAGGAGACGGCCTGTCCCAAGAGGCGGTGGCGCTGGGCGGGCATGTGGCGCAGCGGCTGCTGGACTGCTACCCGGCCTTTATTGAGACCCAGCCTTTTGCACTGCGGCGGGCGTTTGGGGCGCTGTCGCTGGCCGCGTGCCAGGACATCGCGCAGGAGGCCTATCTGCGGGTGGGATCGAAGGCGGCCGCCGGGAAACTGCCGCCGGGGACGAACGTGATGGCGTATCTGCGGCGGACAGCCCGCAATCTCGCCCTCGACTGGTGCCGTGAGCAGCAGCGCGGCAGACGGCTGGTGCTGATGAGCGGCGCAGCATTCGATGCTGTGCCAGAGACCCGAGCAGTGGTGGATGACGGCTCAAGGGTGCTGCAGGAGCTGGTGCTCCCGGCGATCGAGGGGATGCCGGAAAGCCTGCGACGAAAGGTGGTGGACCTGCAAAGCCGGGGGCTGAGCGACGTGCAGATCGCGACCAAGCTCGGCATACCTGCACACCGCCTCCATAACCTTCGAAATAAGGCAGTTGCGGATCTAAGACGCAATCTCGCTGGGCATATTCGGGACGGGCACCGGAAGAAGCAGCAGCACGGGGAGAGGGACAGGTGA
- a CDS encoding IclR family transcriptional regulator domain-containing protein: MSRYDHRDGARCPEPVVPAGLAELLAQLAGPPDFWDRPCGNFGPLTNMYALTSQERSHANSLYRLGSKALSRNELAPAADWLGAAAEAGHPGALFRMAALTARAGGAGRRENVRFLVAEAARHGHGDARALLETAEHGTSASHPVSPVIEDPQFIDEVRTGMGLSLAPQLRAAADQGGVEPARHTAPGGLESALPRLVRVPAPRLDHVHGPGPQTDPSAADHPRLTAPCGAAHYGEGLLLPLPQQPAPTPSASADEDSGHEPWWSVHALRPAALTEMARRAPAHTDTPQQWKAAVRALDILYLVDAADGITTRTLARRSRLPLAAVAWLLHWLRGQHLISTIAGAHVPGPLMNMTRHPQQRNQLLQQTLAGLRDHLGAAVYVSGYTHGDVTVFQSAYSPQAPAVTEWVDFRDTAHASAVGRSLLAQLDFDSRMNHLARYRPIKLTDRTITSPRALFEALDGHGPKPPSSTCWSTPNAKSAPPSRSASPGEPPAWRCPCPPEHATDSCNPPTPSANAPHHCSWPSC, encoded by the coding sequence GTGAGCAGGTACGACCACCGCGACGGGGCGCGGTGCCCGGAGCCCGTGGTCCCCGCCGGGCTCGCGGAACTGCTGGCCCAGCTGGCCGGCCCGCCCGACTTCTGGGACCGGCCGTGTGGAAACTTCGGTCCCCTGACCAACATGTACGCGCTGACCTCCCAGGAACGGTCGCATGCCAACTCGCTGTACCGGCTGGGGTCGAAGGCCCTGAGCCGCAACGAACTGGCGCCGGCCGCCGACTGGCTGGGCGCGGCCGCCGAGGCGGGCCATCCCGGGGCGCTGTTCCGGATGGCCGCCCTCACCGCACGTGCGGGGGGCGCGGGGCGGCGTGAGAACGTGCGGTTCCTTGTTGCGGAGGCTGCACGGCACGGACATGGCGATGCCCGTGCGCTGCTGGAGACGGCAGAGCACGGCACGTCGGCCAGCCACCCCGTCTCCCCGGTGATCGAGGATCCGCAGTTCATCGACGAAGTCCGCACAGGCATGGGCCTGTCCCTGGCACCGCAACTGCGAGCAGCCGCCGACCAGGGCGGCGTCGAGCCAGCCCGACACACCGCACCAGGCGGACTGGAATCAGCGCTGCCCCGGCTCGTCCGGGTACCGGCCCCCAGGCTGGACCACGTTCACGGCCCCGGACCGCAAACAGACCCCTCCGCGGCCGACCACCCCCGCCTCACCGCCCCGTGCGGCGCCGCACACTACGGCGAAGGGCTGCTGCTGCCACTCCCTCAGCAGCCGGCGCCAACGCCCAGCGCCTCAGCAGACGAGGACAGCGGCCACGAACCCTGGTGGTCTGTCCATGCGTTGCGGCCGGCTGCGCTGACGGAAATGGCCCGCAGGGCTCCCGCCCACACCGACACCCCTCAGCAGTGGAAAGCAGCGGTCAGAGCCCTGGACATCCTCTACCTCGTCGACGCAGCAGACGGGATCACCACCCGTACCCTGGCCCGCCGAAGCCGACTTCCGCTCGCAGCCGTGGCCTGGCTGCTGCACTGGCTGCGCGGCCAGCACCTCATCTCCACCATCGCCGGCGCCCACGTCCCCGGCCCGCTCATGAACATGACCCGCCACCCACAGCAGCGCAACCAACTCCTCCAACAGACCCTCGCCGGACTGCGCGACCACCTCGGCGCCGCCGTCTACGTCAGCGGCTACACCCACGGCGACGTCACGGTCTTCCAGTCCGCCTATAGCCCCCAGGCGCCCGCGGTGACGGAGTGGGTCGACTTCCGCGACACAGCACACGCCAGCGCCGTCGGCAGAAGCCTGCTGGCCCAACTCGACTTCGACAGCCGCATGAACCACCTCGCCCGCTACCGGCCGATCAAACTCACCGACCGCACCATCACCAGCCCCCGCGCCCTGTTCGAAGCCCTCGACGGACACGGCCCCAAGCCGCCCAGTTCGACCTGCTGGAGTACTCCCAACGCGAAGTCTGCGCCGCCTTCCCGCTCGGCATCCCCGGGCGAGCCACCTGCGTGGCGCTGTCCCTGCCCGCCGGAGCACGCCACCGACTCCTGCAATCCGCCCACGCCCTCAGCGAACGCTCCGCACCACTGCTCCTGGCCCTCCTGCTGA